A stretch of the Hippocampus zosterae strain Florida chromosome 16, ASM2543408v3, whole genome shotgun sequence genome encodes the following:
- the LOC127587991 gene encoding fibroblast growth factor receptor 4-like isoform X1, with product MARLCALCLLLLCCSDRVWARSRDGAARTKVLQMSRPLIVAGYPENITATVTGQAKLLCKVHRPASTRVQWLKVELEGPGRGLRPLTPLRSNASKLNALHLSDIRREDAGEYVCVAESKHKGRTVQAMRSAWLEVLPGPIVPKMVDMTETMIAQDVLIGHTAQRVLLEPGQVLKLRCDTPTRPGMAVNWYKEGNRLVPAPRIQLRGAVLEIADITDEDSGVYVCTLRGTRGPVKNFTVTVTDSLGSGDDDEDNGLDDSSSEIENDQVDLSRGPYWTHTQRMEKKLYAVPAGNTVKFRCPAMGSPLPSIRWLKNGREFRGEHRIGGIKLRHQHWSLVMESVVPSDRGNYTCVVENKYGAISHSYVLDVLERSPHRPILQAGLPANTTAVVGSDVQFQCKVYSDAQPHIQWLKHIERNGSRYGPDGTPYVQVLKTGSLNMSEVEVLYLSKITTEDAGEYTCLAGNSIGFAYQSAWLTVLSEEEAADSPDSIETKYTDIIIYACGFLALIMAAVIAVLCRMQVHPRREPFDALPVQKLSKFPLRRQYSVDSNSSGKSSASLMRVARLSSSCSPMLAGVMEFELPHDPDWEFPRDNLTLGKPLGEGCFGQVVRAEAYGINKDSPDQATTVAVKMLKDDATDKDLADLISEMELMKVMDKHKNIINLLGVCTQEGPLYVLVEYASKGSLREYLRARRPPGMDYTFDVTKVPEEQLTFKDLLSCAYQVARGMEYLASKRCIHRDLAARNVLVTEDNVMKIADFGLARGVHQIDYYKKTTNGRLPVKWMAPEALFDRVYTHQSDVWSFGVLTWEIFTLGGSPYPGIPVEELFKLLKEGHRMDKPSNCTHELYMMMRECWHAVPIQRPTFKQLVEELDKVLLSISDEYLDLSTPFEQYSPSCEDTSSSCSSDNDSVFTHDALSTEPCLLGYQVARPRGDPKTVPR from the exons ATGGCGAGGCTGTGCGCCTTGTGCCTGCTCCTGCTCTGCTGCTCAGACCGGGTCTGGGCCAGGTCCCGCGACGGAGCGGCAAGAACCAAAG TTCTTCAGATGTCCAGACCTCTGATCGTGGCAGGTTACCCGGAAAACATCACAGCGACGGTGACCGGTCAGGCCAAGTTGCTGTGTAAAGTCCACCGGCCGGCATCCACTCGGGTGCAGTGGCTTAAGGTGGAGCTCGAGGGACCGGGCCGGGGCCTCAGACCCCTGACG CCCCTGCGGAGCAACGCATCCAAGTTGAACGCCTTGCATCTGTCCGACATCCGCCGAGAGGACGCCGGCGAATATGTCTGCGTGGccgaaagcaaacacaaagggaGAACCGTGCAAGCCATGCGGTCGGCGTGGCTGGAAGTCCTGCCAG GTCCCATCGTTCCCAAAATGGTGGACATGACAGAAACAATGATCGCACAAG ACGTCCTGATTGGGCACACGGCACAGCGTGTCCTGCTGGAGCCGGGCCAAGTCCTGAAATTGCGCTGTGACACGCCCACTCGGCCGGGCATGGCGGTCAACTGGTACAAAGAGGGAAACCGGCTGGTGCCCGCGCCCCGAATCCAGCTCCGTGGCGCTGTCTTGGAGATCGCCGACATCACGGACGAGGACTCGGGAGTCTATGTGTGCACCCTGCGTGGAACCAGAGGGCCCGTGAAGAACTTCACTGTCACCGTGACCG ACTCGCTGGGCTCAGGAGACGATGACGAGGACAACGGTTTGGACGACTCATCGTCCGAGATCGAAAACGACCAAGTTGACCTCTCGAGAG GTCCTTACTGGACCCACACCCAGAGGATGGAAAAGAAGCTGTACGCCGTCCCGGCGGGCAACACGGTGAAGTTTCGTTGCCCGGCCATGGGGAGCCCTTTGCCCAGTATTCGGTGGCTCAAAAACGGCAGGGAGTTCAGAGGCGAGCACCGTATCGGGGGCATCAAG ctgAGGCATCAACACTGGAGCTTGGTGATGGAGAGTGTTGTGCCTTCAGACAGAGGAAATTACACCTGCGTGGTGGAAAACAAATACGGGGCAATTTCTCACAGCTATGTCCTTGATGTCCTAG AGCGCTCGCCCCATCGGCCCATCCTGCAGGCGGGTCTACCGGCCAACACCACGGCAGTAGTGGGCAGTGACGTCCAGTTCCAGTGCAAAGTCTACAGTGATGCGCAGCCACACATCCAGTGGCTCAAACACATCGAGAGGAACGGGAGCCGATACGGACCTGACGGGACACCGTACGTCCAGGTTCTCAAG ACCGGCAGTCTCAACATGTCTGAGGTGGAGGTGCTCTACCTGTCTAAAATCACCACGGAGGACGCGGGAGAGTACACCTGTCTGGCTGGAAATTCCATCGGTTTTGCCTACCAGTCGGCTTGGCTCACCGTCCTTTCGG AGGAAGAAGCCGCAGACTCCCCGGACAGCATCGAGACCAAGTACACGGACATCATCATCTACGCCTGTGGTTTCCTGGCTCTGATCATGGCCGCCGTCATCGCGGTTTTGTGTCGGATGCAAGTCCACCCCCGACGGGAGCCGTTTGACGCCCTCCCGGTCCAGAAGCTTTCCAAGTTCCCGCTGCGCCGGCAG TACTCGGTGGACTCCAACTCATCAGGAAAGTCCAGTGCGTCTTTGATGAGGGTGGCCCGCCTTTCATCGAGCTGCTCTCCCATGCTGGCCGGAGTGATGGAGTTTGAATTACCGCACGACCCCGACTGGGAGTTCCCCAGGGACAA CTTAACGCTGGGGAAACCTCTGGGGGAAGGCTGCTTCGGCCAAGTGGTTCGAGCCGAGGCCTACGGCATCAACAAGGACTCTCCGGACCAGGCCACCACTGTGGCGGTGAAAATGCTTAAAG ACGATGCCACGGACAAAGAtctcgctgacctcatctccGAAATGGAGCTGATGAAGGTGATGGACAAACACAAGAACATCATCAACCTGCTTGGAGTCTGCACGCAGGAGG GACCCCTGTACGTACTGGTGGAGTACGCCTCGAAAGGCAGCCTGCGCGAGTACTTGCGAGCGCGACGGCCTCCGGGCATGGACTACACTTTCGACGTCACCAAGGTGCCTGAGGAGCAGCTCACCTTCAAGGATTTGCTGTCTTGTGCCTACCAGGTGGCCCGAGGGATGGAATACCTGGCCTCTAAACGG tGCATCCACCGAGATTTGGCGGCCAGGAACGTCCTGGTGACCGAGGACAACGTGATGAAAATCGCCGACTTCGGCCTGGCAAGGGGCGTCCACCAGATCGACTACTACAAAAAGACCACCAAC GGACGCCTGCCGGTGAAGTGGATGGCACCCGAGGCCTTGTTCGACCGGGTCTACACGCACCAGAGCGACGT GTGGTCGTTTGGCGTGCTCACGTGGGAGATCTTCACCCTGGGGGGCTCGCCATATCCCGGCATTCCCGTCGAGGAGCTCTTTAAGCTGCTGAAAGAAGGACACCGCATGGATAAGCCCTCCAACTGCACCCATGAACT CTACATGATGATGCGCGAGTGCTGGCATGCGGTTCCCATCCAGAGGCCCACCTTTAAACAGCTGGTGGAGGAGCTGGACAAGGTGCTGCTGTCCATCTCCGATGAG TACTTGGACCTGTCGACACCCTTCGAGCAGTACTCGCCGTCGTGCGAGGACACATCCAGCTCGTGCTCGTCCGACAACGACTCGGTCTTCACGCACGACGCGCTGTCCACTGAGCCGTGCCTGCTGGGCTACCAGGTCGCGCGCCCCCGCGGGGACCCCAAGACGGTACCCCGCTAA
- the LOC127587991 gene encoding fibroblast growth factor receptor 4-like isoform X2, whose protein sequence is MARLCALCLLLLCCSDRVWARSRDGAARTKVLQMSRPLIVAGYPENITATVTGQAKLLCKVHRPASTRVQWLKVELEGPGRGLRPLTPLRSNASKLNALHLSDIRREDAGEYVCVAESKHKGRTVQAMRSAWLEVLPDVLIGHTAQRVLLEPGQVLKLRCDTPTRPGMAVNWYKEGNRLVPAPRIQLRGAVLEIADITDEDSGVYVCTLRGTRGPVKNFTVTVTDSLGSGDDDEDNGLDDSSSEIENDQVDLSRGPYWTHTQRMEKKLYAVPAGNTVKFRCPAMGSPLPSIRWLKNGREFRGEHRIGGIKLRHQHWSLVMESVVPSDRGNYTCVVENKYGAISHSYVLDVLERSPHRPILQAGLPANTTAVVGSDVQFQCKVYSDAQPHIQWLKHIERNGSRYGPDGTPYVQVLKTGSLNMSEVEVLYLSKITTEDAGEYTCLAGNSIGFAYQSAWLTVLSEEEAADSPDSIETKYTDIIIYACGFLALIMAAVIAVLCRMQVHPRREPFDALPVQKLSKFPLRRQYSVDSNSSGKSSASLMRVARLSSSCSPMLAGVMEFELPHDPDWEFPRDNLTLGKPLGEGCFGQVVRAEAYGINKDSPDQATTVAVKMLKDDATDKDLADLISEMELMKVMDKHKNIINLLGVCTQEGPLYVLVEYASKGSLREYLRARRPPGMDYTFDVTKVPEEQLTFKDLLSCAYQVARGMEYLASKRCIHRDLAARNVLVTEDNVMKIADFGLARGVHQIDYYKKTTNGRLPVKWMAPEALFDRVYTHQSDVWSFGVLTWEIFTLGGSPYPGIPVEELFKLLKEGHRMDKPSNCTHELYMMMRECWHAVPIQRPTFKQLVEELDKVLLSISDEYLDLSTPFEQYSPSCEDTSSSCSSDNDSVFTHDALSTEPCLLGYQVARPRGDPKTVPR, encoded by the exons ATGGCGAGGCTGTGCGCCTTGTGCCTGCTCCTGCTCTGCTGCTCAGACCGGGTCTGGGCCAGGTCCCGCGACGGAGCGGCAAGAACCAAAG TTCTTCAGATGTCCAGACCTCTGATCGTGGCAGGTTACCCGGAAAACATCACAGCGACGGTGACCGGTCAGGCCAAGTTGCTGTGTAAAGTCCACCGGCCGGCATCCACTCGGGTGCAGTGGCTTAAGGTGGAGCTCGAGGGACCGGGCCGGGGCCTCAGACCCCTGACG CCCCTGCGGAGCAACGCATCCAAGTTGAACGCCTTGCATCTGTCCGACATCCGCCGAGAGGACGCCGGCGAATATGTCTGCGTGGccgaaagcaaacacaaagggaGAACCGTGCAAGCCATGCGGTCGGCGTGGCTGGAAGTCCTGCCAG ACGTCCTGATTGGGCACACGGCACAGCGTGTCCTGCTGGAGCCGGGCCAAGTCCTGAAATTGCGCTGTGACACGCCCACTCGGCCGGGCATGGCGGTCAACTGGTACAAAGAGGGAAACCGGCTGGTGCCCGCGCCCCGAATCCAGCTCCGTGGCGCTGTCTTGGAGATCGCCGACATCACGGACGAGGACTCGGGAGTCTATGTGTGCACCCTGCGTGGAACCAGAGGGCCCGTGAAGAACTTCACTGTCACCGTGACCG ACTCGCTGGGCTCAGGAGACGATGACGAGGACAACGGTTTGGACGACTCATCGTCCGAGATCGAAAACGACCAAGTTGACCTCTCGAGAG GTCCTTACTGGACCCACACCCAGAGGATGGAAAAGAAGCTGTACGCCGTCCCGGCGGGCAACACGGTGAAGTTTCGTTGCCCGGCCATGGGGAGCCCTTTGCCCAGTATTCGGTGGCTCAAAAACGGCAGGGAGTTCAGAGGCGAGCACCGTATCGGGGGCATCAAG ctgAGGCATCAACACTGGAGCTTGGTGATGGAGAGTGTTGTGCCTTCAGACAGAGGAAATTACACCTGCGTGGTGGAAAACAAATACGGGGCAATTTCTCACAGCTATGTCCTTGATGTCCTAG AGCGCTCGCCCCATCGGCCCATCCTGCAGGCGGGTCTACCGGCCAACACCACGGCAGTAGTGGGCAGTGACGTCCAGTTCCAGTGCAAAGTCTACAGTGATGCGCAGCCACACATCCAGTGGCTCAAACACATCGAGAGGAACGGGAGCCGATACGGACCTGACGGGACACCGTACGTCCAGGTTCTCAAG ACCGGCAGTCTCAACATGTCTGAGGTGGAGGTGCTCTACCTGTCTAAAATCACCACGGAGGACGCGGGAGAGTACACCTGTCTGGCTGGAAATTCCATCGGTTTTGCCTACCAGTCGGCTTGGCTCACCGTCCTTTCGG AGGAAGAAGCCGCAGACTCCCCGGACAGCATCGAGACCAAGTACACGGACATCATCATCTACGCCTGTGGTTTCCTGGCTCTGATCATGGCCGCCGTCATCGCGGTTTTGTGTCGGATGCAAGTCCACCCCCGACGGGAGCCGTTTGACGCCCTCCCGGTCCAGAAGCTTTCCAAGTTCCCGCTGCGCCGGCAG TACTCGGTGGACTCCAACTCATCAGGAAAGTCCAGTGCGTCTTTGATGAGGGTGGCCCGCCTTTCATCGAGCTGCTCTCCCATGCTGGCCGGAGTGATGGAGTTTGAATTACCGCACGACCCCGACTGGGAGTTCCCCAGGGACAA CTTAACGCTGGGGAAACCTCTGGGGGAAGGCTGCTTCGGCCAAGTGGTTCGAGCCGAGGCCTACGGCATCAACAAGGACTCTCCGGACCAGGCCACCACTGTGGCGGTGAAAATGCTTAAAG ACGATGCCACGGACAAAGAtctcgctgacctcatctccGAAATGGAGCTGATGAAGGTGATGGACAAACACAAGAACATCATCAACCTGCTTGGAGTCTGCACGCAGGAGG GACCCCTGTACGTACTGGTGGAGTACGCCTCGAAAGGCAGCCTGCGCGAGTACTTGCGAGCGCGACGGCCTCCGGGCATGGACTACACTTTCGACGTCACCAAGGTGCCTGAGGAGCAGCTCACCTTCAAGGATTTGCTGTCTTGTGCCTACCAGGTGGCCCGAGGGATGGAATACCTGGCCTCTAAACGG tGCATCCACCGAGATTTGGCGGCCAGGAACGTCCTGGTGACCGAGGACAACGTGATGAAAATCGCCGACTTCGGCCTGGCAAGGGGCGTCCACCAGATCGACTACTACAAAAAGACCACCAAC GGACGCCTGCCGGTGAAGTGGATGGCACCCGAGGCCTTGTTCGACCGGGTCTACACGCACCAGAGCGACGT GTGGTCGTTTGGCGTGCTCACGTGGGAGATCTTCACCCTGGGGGGCTCGCCATATCCCGGCATTCCCGTCGAGGAGCTCTTTAAGCTGCTGAAAGAAGGACACCGCATGGATAAGCCCTCCAACTGCACCCATGAACT CTACATGATGATGCGCGAGTGCTGGCATGCGGTTCCCATCCAGAGGCCCACCTTTAAACAGCTGGTGGAGGAGCTGGACAAGGTGCTGCTGTCCATCTCCGATGAG TACTTGGACCTGTCGACACCCTTCGAGCAGTACTCGCCGTCGTGCGAGGACACATCCAGCTCGTGCTCGTCCGACAACGACTCGGTCTTCACGCACGACGCGCTGTCCACTGAGCCGTGCCTGCTGGGCTACCAGGTCGCGCGCCCCCGCGGGGACCCCAAGACGGTACCCCGCTAA